One region of Termitidicoccus mucosus genomic DNA includes:
- a CDS encoding glycoside hydrolase family 43 protein, which translates to MRIISFSALVFAALPLPAGTPLVYDNVAGIVREMADPYILRHDGRYYLYGTDDAPPAINRGFTVRVSTDLVNWSAPCGAGPEGRALDAADVYGERAFWSAQVNERDGIFYMFYTAEEHIAVATSRSPLGPFVQEVKKPMRPEKTIGGMPFIDTDGRAYLFYTAFDNKANEIFVEEMTDDWLGSKPETRRRCIWWTQPWENSDPRPKYKRWPVTEGASILKHKGLYYMFYTANHFMSPKYSVGCATATTPLGPWTKYKGNPVLSQTPKVRGVGSVSFVTAPNGDRYIVYHAHKDTETVLPRKMCMDKIEFIPNRVPGQPDIPKIQGPSDTPVTVLW; encoded by the coding sequence ATGAGAATAATATCATTTTCCGCCCTCGTCTTCGCCGCGCTTCCGCTCCCAGCCGGAACCCCGCTCGTCTATGACAACGTCGCCGGCATCGTCCGCGAAATGGCCGATCCCTACATCCTCCGGCACGACGGACGTTATTATCTCTACGGCACCGATGACGCCCCGCCGGCCATCAACAGGGGCTTCACCGTCCGCGTCTCAACCGACCTCGTCAACTGGAGCGCCCCCTGCGGCGCCGGCCCGGAGGGGCGTGCGCTCGACGCCGCCGATGTCTATGGCGAGCGCGCCTTCTGGAGCGCCCAAGTCAATGAGCGCGACGGCATTTTCTACATGTTCTATACCGCCGAGGAGCACATCGCCGTCGCCACCAGCCGCTCCCCGCTCGGTCCCTTCGTTCAGGAAGTGAAGAAGCCCATGCGCCCGGAAAAAACCATAGGCGGCATGCCCTTCATCGACACCGATGGACGCGCCTACCTTTTCTACACCGCCTTCGACAACAAGGCCAACGAGATCTTTGTCGAGGAAATGACCGACGACTGGCTCGGCTCGAAACCCGAAACCCGCCGCCGTTGCATCTGGTGGACCCAGCCTTGGGAAAACAGCGACCCGCGCCCCAAATACAAGCGCTGGCCCGTCACCGAGGGCGCCTCCATCCTGAAACACAAGGGGCTCTACTACATGTTCTATACCGCCAATCACTTCATGAGTCCCAAATACTCCGTCGGCTGCGCCACCGCCACGACGCCCCTCGGCCCTTGGACTAAATACAAGGGGAATCCGGTTCTCTCCCAGACACCGAAAGTGCGCGGCGTCGGCAGCGTCTCCTTCGTCACCGCCCCCAACGGCGACCGCTACATCGTCTATCACGCGCATAAGGACACGGAAACCGTCCTCCCCCGGAAGATGTGCATGGACAAAATCGAGTTCATTCCCAATCGCGTTCCGGGCCAACCCGACATCCCAAAAATCCAGGGCCCTTCCGACACCCCGGTCACCGTCCTCTGGTAA
- a CDS encoding glycoside hydrolase family 2 protein, with protein MKIKLRNTPRPLAALCLLMPVFAQAADWKPAGDLIKTPWAAQVSPESPLPEYPRPRLVRDAWQNLNGLWDYAITPKGAALPAAFDGQILVPFPVESSLSGVQREVGPDNELWYKREFTVPVGAAWRGKNVLLHFGAVDWRADVFVNGAPAGSHTGGYTPFSFDITNYIKTDVANTLVVRVWDPTDASDHPVGKQSRKPKGIWYTAVTGIWQTVWLEPAPTNYIKDIQAVSNIDNGTLAVTVTQRSAGIPAREIADKNVRAPVEVELLDNDKILATARGHAGEAVTLSLKNPILWSPENPKLYDLRARLFSGEKTADEARSYAAFRKISMQRDAAGIMRMQLNGKNYFHFGPLDQGWWPDGLYTAPTDEALRFDIIKTKELGFNMIRKHVKVEPQRWYYHCDREGILVWQDMPSTHSYGLGAKWGRNELDGGIDTLRTPLSKDNFYKEWGEIMDLCQGHPSVVVWVPFNEAWGQFDTDKVVAWTKQRDPSRLVNPASGGNLRMYKDAAGVLRPCADMVDFHHYPEPKIFKGDADRVLVLGEYGGLALPLPDHLWQRDGKNWGYGKVKFTGRDDLTAKYVEYANMLKGLVKDGFSAAVYTQTTDVEIEANGFYTYDRKVLKFDPAAARAANLEVINALPHE; from the coding sequence ATGAAAATCAAACTTAGAAACACCCCCCGTCCCCTGGCCGCGCTCTGCCTCCTCATGCCGGTTTTTGCCCAAGCCGCCGATTGGAAGCCTGCCGGCGACCTCATCAAGACCCCGTGGGCCGCGCAAGTCTCGCCCGAGTCCCCCCTGCCCGAGTATCCGCGCCCGCGCCTCGTCCGCGACGCGTGGCAAAACCTCAACGGCCTGTGGGACTACGCCATCACCCCCAAGGGCGCGGCGCTGCCCGCCGCCTTCGACGGCCAAATCCTCGTGCCCTTCCCCGTCGAGTCCTCCCTCTCCGGCGTGCAACGCGAGGTCGGCCCGGACAACGAACTTTGGTACAAGCGCGAGTTCACCGTCCCCGTTGGCGCCGCATGGCGGGGAAAAAACGTCCTCCTCCATTTCGGCGCGGTGGACTGGCGCGCCGACGTGTTTGTCAACGGCGCGCCCGCCGGCTCGCACACCGGCGGCTACACGCCGTTCTCGTTTGATATAACAAATTATATAAAAACAGACGTCGCGAACACCCTCGTCGTCCGCGTCTGGGACCCGACGGACGCCTCCGACCATCCCGTCGGCAAGCAGTCGCGCAAGCCCAAGGGCATCTGGTATACCGCCGTCACCGGCATCTGGCAGACCGTCTGGCTGGAGCCGGCCCCGACAAATTATATAAAAGACATCCAAGCCGTCTCCAACATCGACAACGGCACGCTCGCCGTCACCGTCACCCAAAGGAGCGCGGGCATTCCTGCCCGCGAAATCGCGGACAAGAATGTCCGCGCTCCTGTCGAGGTGGAGCTGCTCGACAACGACAAAATCCTCGCCACCGCGCGCGGCCACGCCGGCGAAGCCGTGACGCTCTCCCTGAAAAACCCTATCCTCTGGTCCCCCGAAAACCCCAAGCTCTACGACCTGCGCGCCCGCCTGTTCTCCGGCGAAAAAACCGCCGACGAAGCCCGCTCCTACGCCGCCTTCCGCAAAATCTCCATGCAGCGCGACGCCGCCGGCATCATGCGCATGCAACTCAACGGGAAAAACTATTTCCACTTCGGACCTCTTGACCAGGGCTGGTGGCCCGACGGATTATACACCGCGCCGACCGACGAGGCCCTCCGCTTTGATATTATCAAAACCAAGGAGCTGGGTTTTAACATGATTCGCAAGCACGTGAAAGTGGAGCCGCAGCGCTGGTATTACCACTGCGACCGCGAAGGCATCCTCGTCTGGCAGGACATGCCCAGCACGCACAGTTACGGCCTCGGCGCGAAATGGGGCCGCAACGAGCTCGACGGCGGCATAGACACGCTGCGTACGCCGCTCTCGAAGGACAATTTTTATAAGGAATGGGGCGAAATCATGGATCTTTGCCAAGGCCACCCGTCGGTGGTGGTGTGGGTGCCGTTCAATGAGGCGTGGGGCCAGTTTGACACCGACAAAGTGGTCGCCTGGACCAAACAGCGCGACCCTTCCCGCCTCGTGAACCCGGCCAGCGGCGGCAACCTCCGCATGTATAAGGATGCCGCCGGTGTCCTGCGTCCCTGCGCAGACATGGTTGATTTTCACCATTACCCGGAGCCCAAAATATTCAAGGGCGACGCCGACCGCGTGCTTGTGCTCGGCGAATACGGCGGCCTCGCCCTCCCGCTGCCCGACCACCTCTGGCAGCGCGACGGAAAGAACTGGGGCTACGGCAAGGTCAAGTTCACAGGCCGGGACGACCTCACCGCGAAATATGTCGAATATGCAAACATGCTGAAAGGCCTGGTGAAGGACGGCTTTTCCGCCGCCGTCTATACCCAGACCACCGACGTCGAAATCGAGGCCAACGGCTTTTATACCTACGACCGCAAGGTGCTGAAATTCGACCCCGCCGCAGCCCGCGCCGCCAACCTCGAAGTCATCAACGCCCTGCCCCATGAATAG
- a CDS encoding DMT family transporter, producing the protein MQSTPIKNGASDKDNKTEGRHRYGLGILLIICAVFIFSIMDALVKYLGSQSLNSIYIIGIRFTLTFFWTLLILKPWKHPEVTRTKHLGLHLIRAACMIFAAFTVFVALKYLSMPAMTSIVFAAPLIVSILAGYFLGEKIGPRRIVAVIIGFLGVLVVTRPGTSFFSLAALLALLTAVLNAFYSMTTRRLSDHDRPETAFFYTALAGIIVLLPILPFFWETPDSWTIWLALFVLSVLSTLAHGILTIAHKYAPASILAPFYYAQLISAIFLSVIFFKQVPDKWTLIGGSIVVASGLYVFYREHVRKKEKRESQSAR; encoded by the coding sequence ATGCAATCTACACCCATTAAGAACGGGGCATCGGATAAAGATAATAAAACCGAGGGACGGCATCGCTACGGTCTCGGCATCCTGCTGATTATTTGTGCTGTTTTTATATTCTCCATCATGGATGCCCTCGTGAAATACCTTGGGAGCCAGTCTTTAAACTCGATCTATATCATCGGTATTCGTTTCACCCTTACGTTCTTTTGGACCCTGCTCATTCTTAAACCTTGGAAACATCCCGAGGTGACGCGGACAAAGCATCTGGGGCTGCATCTCATTCGCGCGGCCTGTATGATTTTCGCGGCATTCACCGTGTTTGTCGCGCTCAAGTATCTCAGCATGCCGGCGATGACGTCCATCGTCTTTGCCGCGCCATTGATCGTTTCCATTCTGGCCGGTTATTTTCTCGGAGAAAAAATCGGCCCGCGCCGTATTGTCGCGGTGATTATCGGTTTTCTTGGCGTTCTTGTAGTTACACGTCCAGGCACATCGTTTTTTAGCCTGGCAGCGTTGCTGGCGCTTTTGACAGCGGTGTTGAATGCCTTCTATTCCATGACGACGCGGCGCTTGTCCGACCACGACAGGCCCGAAACGGCGTTCTTTTACACTGCGCTGGCAGGCATCATCGTCTTGCTTCCCATCCTTCCCTTCTTTTGGGAAACACCAGACTCATGGACAATCTGGCTCGCGTTATTTGTTCTCAGTGTACTGAGCACGCTTGCGCATGGCATTTTGACGATTGCGCACAAGTATGCGCCAGCGTCCATTCTCGCTCCCTTCTATTATGCCCAACTTATTAGCGCGATTTTTTTGAGCGTCATTTTCTTTAAGCAAGTTCCCGATAAATGGACGTTAATCGGTGGATCGATTGTCGTCGCTTCAGGGCTTTATGTTTTCTATCGCGAACATGTTCGAAAAAAGGAAAAACGCGAAAGTCAATCAGCCCGGTAA
- a CDS encoding helix-turn-helix transcriptional regulator yields the protein MRTQVETESQRNTSPPMPASAVPRRQFDWNSIRCRLLSYYKGVPNTQSGTFETVNFIIWHMLRGAVKIKYTGRSLEAGAGDWMVMAHTLGRRYQVFTPGSQIESLHLGVDTGSAEWAGPPAHVMRGDAVLRDAIADVGNYVTIRYPAGLTPDDRAYAAKTFEDRIHLQKLVWTLMEALYPRLTEAGIHIREPDQYDARVGASMVFIDNWPDNLPWNRGQIAWAGGVSASQLDRIWREARGQTPFQYWNDRRVRVACDRLENTDASIKEIAYGLGFLHLPQFTTWFKRHRGISPRGYRQRFTDHFVRSG from the coding sequence ATGCGCACTCAGGTCGAAACCGAGTCACAAAGGAATACCTCGCCGCCGATGCCGGCGTCAGCCGTGCCGAGACGCCAGTTCGACTGGAACTCTATTCGCTGCCGGCTGCTTTCATATTACAAGGGCGTGCCCAACACGCAGTCCGGCACATTTGAGACGGTGAATTTTATCATCTGGCACATGTTGCGCGGCGCCGTGAAAATCAAATACACAGGGCGCAGCCTTGAGGCCGGCGCGGGTGACTGGATGGTGATGGCGCATACGCTGGGCCGCCGCTACCAAGTGTTCACGCCCGGCTCGCAAATCGAATCGCTCCATCTGGGTGTGGACACCGGCTCCGCCGAGTGGGCGGGCCCGCCGGCCCATGTGATGCGGGGCGACGCGGTGTTGCGCGATGCCATCGCCGATGTGGGGAACTACGTCACCATCCGGTATCCTGCCGGCCTGACACCCGACGACCGCGCCTACGCGGCGAAAACTTTCGAGGATCGCATTCATCTGCAAAAACTCGTCTGGACCTTGATGGAGGCGCTGTATCCGCGCCTGACCGAGGCCGGCATCCACATCCGCGAGCCGGACCAGTATGACGCGCGCGTGGGCGCGAGCATGGTGTTCATTGACAACTGGCCCGACAACCTGCCGTGGAACCGGGGGCAGATCGCGTGGGCCGGAGGCGTGAGCGCCAGCCAGCTCGACCGCATCTGGCGCGAGGCGCGCGGGCAGACGCCGTTTCAATACTGGAACGACCGCCGCGTGCGCGTGGCGTGCGACCGGCTGGAGAACACAGACGCGAGCATCAAGGAAATTGCCTACGGCCTGGGCTTTCTCCACCTGCCGCAATTCACCACCTGGTTCAAGCGGCACCGGGGCATCTCGCCGCGCGGCTACCGCCAGCGCTTCACCGACCACTTCGTCCGTTCCGGGTAA
- a CDS encoding TonB-dependent receptor domain-containing protein, which translates to MKKTLLPPRLVFFLVLLAAFPVARAQNASTGAVSGRVYNPETGEYVRNAQIRATPGGEVAISEQGGFYQITNLPPGEVTLVLSYAGFPNVTVKATVTTGATATVDLNLPAAAPSATAGAGAAGEVVQLEAFTVTSDRSGQAKVIMDQRASMNISQHVAADVFGDNTEGNIGEFMRNLPGVLVNTSEGEVTNVNLGGLGAEYTSVTIDGISLATVSAASSDSRAASFSAISLNSIDSLEISRTVSADMDANAPAGIINLRSKRAFENKGQKIVAQANLTMHSSATTLEKEPGPHDTSGMFKIRPGGQLQYSNAFGRRFGVLLNVSESNIYSAESRVVTNYDRPTATNNNPADPREEVPQSFVFHNTTRLNRRFAGTLTLDWRATEHLTLSLTGIYNYSRMFGLQRPITFSTWSSQGGSRAMVQGTDPTHSIYTIYGSAVTIAPAVVSRLGQNITFTPKFEYRRGDFRLEGLFTSSEAKAWYDPWGREGAVRSIASPAAYHVLYNVSRGPGLTDSDYKVTQTGGPDMSGAAPFGSPKIYLRDGRQAVTKIRTASLDASYLTRFLLPVKWKAGLKMRNEKWRYRDDSALNLANYTGPLSLGDFASPYTWDSYMKGVSLTSLSGGGVFMPDLFALGARYRAHPEEFTRVVTATNYYDANVQYDRNFEEDVNAGYLMGMGTWGRLIFQAGVRLEATKTDIREIDAYTPEQTESQGYAVGADGVAASIEGVQWQFLSRPRVHKINRYHDYFPSASIKYQITPKLDLIVAANKTIRRPSYYDATGIFLVNEDTMTVSFPNRALKPERGTGAAVRLIYYFKGIGQLSASFYQTRLTNMIAASTNLTAVDVGYDESYPGYNEDYATYRFSTRNNSGAPVTVRSMELSYSQTLGFLGPVFRRLNVHLNYTRGYADAIKPMLPPHAVSTGFNYTYKKLILWSDLNWTDDFPVSDTGYSFRRHRTQLDAGLGWNFGKGFMFGLNARNLTDAPYMHMQRAPRFYSDGYNPTVLQDYLRIGTTWTTYIKKTF; encoded by the coding sequence ATGAAAAAAACCCTCCTTCCGCCCCGCCTCGTCTTTTTCCTCGTCCTGCTCGCCGCATTTCCGGTCGCCCGTGCTCAAAACGCCTCGACCGGCGCCGTCAGCGGGCGTGTTTACAACCCCGAGACCGGGGAATACGTCCGCAACGCCCAAATCCGCGCCACGCCCGGCGGCGAGGTCGCCATTTCCGAGCAGGGCGGCTTTTACCAAATCACCAACCTGCCCCCGGGCGAGGTCACCCTCGTGCTCAGCTACGCCGGTTTCCCCAACGTCACCGTCAAGGCAACCGTCACGACCGGCGCCACCGCCACCGTGGATCTCAACCTGCCCGCCGCCGCTCCTTCCGCCACCGCGGGCGCAGGCGCCGCCGGCGAGGTCGTCCAGCTTGAAGCCTTCACCGTCACCTCCGACCGCTCCGGGCAGGCCAAGGTCATCATGGACCAGCGCGCCTCCATGAACATCTCCCAGCACGTCGCCGCCGACGTGTTCGGCGACAACACCGAGGGCAACATCGGCGAGTTCATGCGCAACCTCCCCGGCGTGCTGGTGAACACCTCGGAGGGTGAGGTGACGAACGTCAACCTCGGCGGCCTCGGCGCCGAATACACCAGCGTCACCATCGACGGCATTTCCCTCGCCACCGTCAGCGCCGCCTCAAGCGACTCCCGCGCCGCCAGCTTCTCCGCCATCTCCCTCAACAGCATAGACTCGCTCGAAATCTCCCGCACCGTCAGCGCCGACATGGACGCCAACGCCCCCGCCGGCATCATCAACCTCCGCAGCAAGCGCGCGTTCGAAAACAAGGGCCAGAAAATCGTCGCGCAGGCCAACCTCACCATGCACTCCTCGGCGACGACCCTCGAAAAGGAGCCCGGGCCGCATGACACCAGCGGGATGTTCAAAATCCGTCCCGGCGGCCAGCTCCAGTATTCCAATGCGTTCGGCAGGCGTTTCGGCGTCCTGCTCAATGTCAGCGAGTCCAACATCTACTCGGCGGAAAGCCGCGTCGTGACCAACTACGACCGCCCCACCGCCACCAACAACAACCCCGCCGACCCGCGCGAGGAGGTGCCCCAGTCGTTCGTCTTCCACAACACGACCCGCCTCAACCGTCGCTTCGCCGGCACCCTCACGCTCGACTGGCGCGCCACCGAGCACCTCACCCTTTCCCTCACCGGCATCTACAATTATTCACGCATGTTCGGCCTCCAGCGCCCCATCACCTTCTCCACTTGGAGCAGCCAGGGCGGCTCGCGCGCCATGGTGCAGGGCACCGACCCCACCCACTCCATCTACACCATCTACGGCTCCGCCGTGACCATAGCCCCGGCGGTCGTCTCGCGCCTGGGCCAGAATATCACCTTCACCCCCAAGTTTGAATACCGTCGCGGCGACTTCAGGCTGGAGGGCCTCTTCACCTCCTCCGAGGCCAAGGCGTGGTATGACCCGTGGGGCCGCGAGGGCGCCGTCCGCAGCATCGCCAGCCCCGCCGCCTACCACGTGCTCTACAACGTCTCCCGCGGCCCCGGCCTCACCGACTCCGACTACAAGGTCACCCAGACCGGCGGCCCCGACATGTCCGGCGCCGCCCCCTTCGGCTCTCCGAAAATCTATCTCCGCGACGGCCGCCAGGCCGTCACCAAAATCCGCACCGCCAGCCTCGATGCCTCCTACCTCACGCGCTTCCTCCTCCCCGTCAAGTGGAAGGCCGGCCTCAAAATGCGAAACGAAAAATGGCGCTACCGCGACGACAGTGCGCTGAACCTCGCCAACTATACCGGCCCGCTTTCGCTCGGCGACTTCGCCTCCCCCTACACTTGGGACTCCTACATGAAAGGTGTGAGCCTCACCTCCCTCTCCGGCGGCGGCGTTTTCATGCCCGACCTCTTCGCCCTCGGCGCCCGCTACCGCGCCCACCCCGAGGAGTTCACGCGCGTCGTCACCGCCACCAATTATTACGACGCCAACGTGCAATACGACCGCAACTTCGAGGAGGACGTCAACGCCGGCTACCTCATGGGCATGGGCACCTGGGGCCGCCTCATCTTCCAGGCCGGCGTGCGCCTGGAGGCCACGAAAACCGACATCCGCGAGATTGACGCCTACACCCCGGAGCAAACCGAATCCCAGGGCTACGCCGTGGGCGCCGACGGTGTGGCCGCCTCCATCGAGGGCGTGCAGTGGCAGTTCCTCTCCCGCCCCCGCGTCCACAAGATCAACCGCTACCACGACTACTTCCCCAGCGCCTCCATCAAATACCAGATCACCCCAAAACTCGACCTCATCGTCGCCGCGAACAAGACCATCCGCCGCCCCTCCTACTACGACGCCACCGGCATCTTCCTCGTCAACGAGGACACCATGACCGTCTCCTTCCCCAACCGCGCCCTCAAGCCCGAGCGCGGCACCGGCGCCGCCGTCCGCCTGATCTACTATTTCAAGGGCATCGGCCAGCTCAGCGCCTCTTTCTACCAGACCCGCCTGACCAACATGATCGCCGCCAGCACCAACCTCACCGCCGTCGATGTCGGCTACGATGAAAGCTACCCCGGCTACAACGAGGACTACGCCACCTACCGCTTCTCCACCAGGAACAACTCCGGCGCCCCCGTCACCGTCCGCAGCATGGAGCTTTCCTACTCGCAAACCCTCGGCTTCCTCGGGCCGGTGTTCCGCCGCCTCAACGTCCACCTCAACTACACCCGCGGTTACGCCGACGCCATCAAGCCCATGCTGCCCCCGCACGCGGTCAGCACCGGCTTCAACTACACCTACAAAAAGCTCATCCTCTGGTCCGACCTCAACTGGACCGACGACTTCCCCGTCTCCGACACCGGCTACTCCTTCCGCCGCCACCGCACCCAGTTGGACGCCGGCCTCGGCTGGAACTTCGGCAAGGGCTTCATGTTCGGCCTCAACGCCCGCAACCTCACCGACGCCCCCTACATGCACATGCAGCGCGCCCCGCGCTTCTACAGCGACGGCTACAACCCCACCGTACTGCAAGACTACCTCCGCATCGGCACCACTTGGACCACCTACATCAAAAAAACCTTCTGA